The following coding sequences lie in one Melopsittacus undulatus isolate bMelUnd1 chromosome 9, bMelUnd1.mat.Z, whole genome shotgun sequence genomic window:
- the CHRNB4 gene encoding neuronal acetylcholine receptor subunit beta-4 — protein sequence MRNTYTLFLFVVGSFYFNGSTAADAEEKLMNHLLSPDRYNKLIRPAVNSSQLVSIELQVSLAQLISVNEREQIMTTNVWLNQEWTDYRLAWKPSDYEGINRLRIPAKHIWLPDIVLYNNADGTYEVSLYTNALVMNNGSIRWLPPAIYKSACKIEVKHFPFDQQNCTLKFRSWTYDHTEIDMVLKTSMASMDDFTPSGEWDIVALPGRRTVNPLDPNYVDVTYDFIIKRKPLFYTINLIIPCVLITSLAILVFYLPSDCGEKMTLCISVLLALTVFLLLISKIVPPTSLDVPLIGKYLMFTMVLVTFSIVTSVCVLNVHHRSPSTHTMPPWVKLVFLERLPAYLFMKRPENNSARQKLCNCKKTKGEKPADFYKNSTYFLNTAYAKKYDTKITETPDNVSTHPEFRLRTGTKFSPEVQEAIDGVSFIAEHMKSDDNDQSVIEDWKYVAMVVDRLFLWIFVLVCVLGTVGLFLQPLFQNHTTAMNP from the exons GAAGCACCGCAGCAGATGCTGAAGAAAAGCTAATGAACCACCTACTGAGTCCTGACAGGTACAATAAGTTAATTCGACCAGCTGTCAACTCATCCCAGTTGGTATCTATAGAACTGCAAGTTTCCCTGGCACAGCTCATCAGCGTG aatgAACGGGAGCAGATCATGACTACAAATGTCTGGCTGAACCAG GAGTGGACTGATTATCGTTTGGCTTGGAAGCCCTCTGACTATGAAGGAATAAATAGGCTGAGAATACCTGCAAAACACATCTGGTTGCCAGACATTGTGCTTTACAATAA TGCGGATGGCACTTATGAGGTTTCACTCTACACAAATGCGCTTGTAATGAATAATGGAAGCATTCGATGGTTGCCACCAGCTATTTACAAGAGTGCCTGCAAGATTGAAGTTAAGCATTTCCCATTTGATCAACAGAACTGCACCCTGAAGTTCCGGTCTTGGACATATGATCATACAGAAATTGATATGGTCCTTAAAACTTCCATGGCAAGCATGGATGACTTTACACCAAGTGGAGAGTGGGACATTGTAGCACTCCCAGGAAGAAGAACTGTCAATCCTTTGGATCCCAATTATGTTGATGTGACATATGACTTCATTATTAAAAGGAAACCTCTTTTTTATACCATTAATCTTATCATCCCCTGTGTGCTAATTACATCCTTAGCCATCCTGGTGTTCTACTTGCCTTCAGACTGTGGTGAAAAAATGACCTTATGCATATCTGTGTTGCTTGCCTTGACTGTGTTCTTGCTGCTGATCTCCAAAATTGTCCCTCCAACATCTCTAGATGTTCCACTGATTGGGAAATATCTTATGTTTACAATGGTTCTGGTGACCTTCTCAATAGTTACCAGTGTCTGTGTACTCAATGTCCACCACAGATCTCCAAGTACTCACACAATGCCCCCTTGGGTAAAGCTGGTGTTCCTTGAAAGACTCCCAGCCTATCTGTTCATGAAGCGTCCAGAAAACAACTCTGCACGGCAAAAGCTGTGCAACtgcaaaaagacaaaaggagagAAGCCAGCCGACTTCTACAAGAACTCTACCTATTTTCTGAACACAGCCTATGCCAAAAAATACGACACAAAAATCACAGAGACTCCTGACAATGTCAGCACTCATCCAGAGTTTAGGTTAAGAACAGGCACCAAATTTTCCCCTGAAGTCCAAGAAGCAATTGATGGAGTCAGTTTTATAGCAGAGCATATGAAAAGTGATGACAACGACCAGAGT gtCATTGAAGATTGGAAGTATGTTGCCATGGTAGTGGACAGGCTGTTCCTCTGGATATTTGTCCTTGTTTGTGTTCTGGGGACTGTTGGATTATTTCTGCAGCCACTTTTTCAAAACCACACTACTGCCATGAACCCTTAG